TCCTACTCGGTGCAGAGACGATGCTATTTTCAGGTTTGATTGGGACCTTTCTCGTATTTCGGGTTGGCAACGTTACTTGGCCTCCGCCATCACATATCGGGATTGAGTTGCCGCGTGCAGTGACTGGCATCAATACGGCTCTGCTTCTATTGAGCGGCTACACGATGTTTCAAGCGCGCCGTGCAATTCAGAAGGATTTGGTGAAGCAGCTCCACAAATGGCTTCTGCTCACGGGTGTTCTCGGACTTCTCTTTCTTGGGATACAAGGAAGCGAATGGGTGCAGCTAATTCGTAAGGGGCTTACACTTCAATCTGGGATCTACGGTGGCATCTTTTACGTCCTGATTGGGTGCCATGCGGTTCATGTACTGAGTGCTGTTATATGGTTGTTCATTGTTTTTGGTATGGCGTTGAAAGGACGTTTCTCCGCTGCGCGTTACGTTGGCGTTGATAC
The nucleotide sequence above comes from Candidatus Poribacteria bacterium. Encoded proteins:
- a CDS encoding cytochrome c oxidase subunit 3, coding for METHNNAEIRDRQPLSNARLGILILLGAETMLFSGLIGTFLVFRVGNVTWPPPSHIGIELPRAVTGINTALLLLSGYTMFQARRAIQKDLVKQLHKWLLLTGVLGLLFLGIQGSEWVQLIRKGLTLQSGIYGGIFYVLIGCHAVHVLSAVIWLFIVFGMALKGRFSAARYVGVDTCTIYWIFVVALWPILYVLVYLF